TAGAAAGTAGTCTACAATCAAATTTTTAACAGCACATAATAATTGCTTTTTAATTAGTGTTTATAACTTCTAATGAATTCAGTTGAAAAAATGAAAAAAAAGATATCTTCTTTAAAAACTAAATTTAAGAAATGTCTCTAAAATACTCCAAAAAAATCAAAAATTTAGAGATAGCACAACATTTATATGAAAAGAATTTAAAATGGTGCTTTGATGTCATATATCATCTGTGATAAATGTGGTGGATACTATGAACTCCAGCCTGGTGAGTCTCCCGATGATTTTGACTCTAAATGTGAATGTGGTGGGACTCTCAAATACGTTCAGAGTTTGAATGATGATAACTTACAAAAAACTTGCTCTAATTGTGGGAGTTTAATTGAAGATAGTGATGAAATATGTCCTAGTTGTGGTTTTAGATTAGAAGAATCATATTTATCAGAAAAGCAGCTTATTTTTGGATTTTTATGGATTTTATCTAATGTGGGCGTCATTGCAATAATGGCGATTTATTTTGGATGGGTATTGTGTATGGGCGTTATGACTTCTATTTTTAAACCTATGTCTGGAGTCAGTATTTCTTCAGTAATTGGCATTATTCTCTTTTTTTTTATTCTTACTATTTTCCCCGTAATGGCAGTTATTGCACTTATAAGAAGGTTTAAAAATAAATATTTAAGTATGTACGAAAAAAAGAATTTGAATTGGGTTGCAATTAGTATTGCATTCCTAGTTACAATTATTATTGGTATCTTTGGAAAACATTTGAGTAATATAATTTTTATAGGGTCCTATTTAGCAAATAATCAAATTACTATGGGGCCGTTGTTTGGCGGATTTATTGCAGGTTGTATAGCTGGTAAGAGTTATATTAATGGACTTGTAAATGGGGGGATTCCGGCAGGAATAGCAGGATTTTTAGGTATTATATTACTTATTGGGGGTAACTTGGCTGCTGGACAATCATTTGATGCAATTCTACTTGCAAATTTAATATTGGGTGTTGTATTTTTCATATTTTATTTCATTACTGGCTCAATCGGTGGAATCATCGGTGCAGGTATAAGAAAAAGGATCAGCAGTCCAAAAAATACTGCAAAAGAAGTAAGCTAGATTCTTTTATCCTATTTAACAGGTTATTGTAAGGTTTTGCCTGTGAATAAGGTGTTTTATAGTTATTAAATAAAATACATGTTTTTAAAGATTAAATGGTGCTTTTATGTAATAAAATTGCACTAAATTAAATACTGAGGTTTTAAATGGCGTCTAATATAGAAACTAAAATAATGCTTGAAGCTAAACGTAAAGGGTTAGATCCTGATGAAGTTTTACAATTAATGATGGTACCTTTTGAATGGACAGGAAATAGTTATCTATTTAATTTTGATTCCATACCTATTGAAGAATTATCTAATTATATTGATTATATATTTAGAAAGCAAGGGTACAGTTTAGATAAAGGAACTCAAATAGACGGTATTTATGTTAAGACACGGTTCGGTGATTCGTTAGCTTATAAACGTCTTCCAATTGAATATAGATATAAAGTCGAAATGTGCTTAAATGAAGGAAAAACATACTTAAAAATCTCCAGAATGTTACAAGGAGGTTTAATGTCCGCTGACAAGACAATTTATGGGGAAAATTATCTTAACTCTGAATTAAACAAAATAGTTGACCAACTAGAATTTTTAAAACCGTCAATTAAGGGTTATCTAATTTGTAATAAATGTGGTGCATATTATGAAGTACATAAAGAAGAATCTCCAAAAGATTTCCCTGATAAATGTGAATGTGATGGAACTTTTGAGTATATTGCACTTCCAGATTTGCCTGATGAGAGACTTGTAGAAAGGAAAAGAACAGCCAGTCCAACAGAATACTTGCGTGCTCCTATGGCTTTAATCGTGGTAAGTTCAGCATGTATTGGAAGTATGGGGTATAATCAAAGTATCGTTGCTACTTCCGGAATGTTTGGTTTGGGATTCGGCATGGTTTTATTACTAATTCGCGATAAAAGTCAAGAATTAGTATTTAGTATGATTTCTCGGTGTTTAATCTACCTTTTGTCGGCAGTTCTATTTTTTGTAGAAGGCGGGGTGTTATTTAATGTATGGATTCAAGCTAATAATTCTGTTATATTAATGATAATAAGTCTTATTTTTGTATTTATAGCTGTAATATTTGGCTTAGGTATGATTTTTAAAATGATTAGTCCTGATAACCCTCGAAATTTCTTGGATCCGCCATTATGAATGTTCTAAATCTTTTAGTACTTCTCTAAAAGGATATTTTTGGGAAGAAATGTAAAAAGTAGCTTAAGATTCAAATTTAGATAGTTCACTTATTGAATTATAAATATCAGCTCTAAACTATTTCTTCAAGGTTTTCATAAGCCCCGACTTTCTTGCATAATGGAACAAATACAGCTGGGTATAACCTGCATAATTTCCAAACCTTTCTATACCAAATTTCCTCATTTTAGGGTTACTTACATTTTTTCCGTCAAAATAAAGCTTGGCTACAATTCTGCTTATCCATATATCCACTGGAAACGCTTTTCCAAATCCATAACCATAAAGGAGGATACAATCTCCTACTTTTGGCCCCACTCCCGGAATCTTGAGTATTGTATCAAAAGCAGTTTCATAATCCATTTGGTTAATTTTTTGTAGATCTATTTCGCTTTGAACCATTTCAGATGCTTTAATTATGTATTTTGACCTGTAGCCTACGCGGCAGCTTCTTAGATCTTTCCATGATGCCCTTGTTTTAAGTAATTCTGGGCCACATTCTTCTTCATCAAACTCATGTTCTGGAGCATTTGCAAGTACCTGGGGGCTAGGAAAAGAGTAGAACGTACCAGATGAGAATTTGTATTTATCTCCAAACTTTTCTTTTAAAAGATTTATAGCTTTGTTCCACTGCCTTATTGAATTATGGGCAGAGGTTATAGAACATATAACTGACTCAAATAAGTTATTAGCTTTAAATAGCCTCAGTCCTTTACAAAAATCGATTGTAGGTTCCAGATTTGGATCATTTCTTAAAAAATCATATAATTTGGGGAGATCATCATTTAACCCAAAAATTTCCATTATTCTAGCTTTAATATGTTCTTTTTCTATATCTTCTTTAGACTCAGCTATTATGTCAATTGGATCATCACTATTAGGTTTATGGGCTATTTTTACAAGGCATGGTTTATTGTCTACAAATACAAGTTCCTGGAAATATTTGCCATTCTTTTGCCATGCCGGCTGGGATGTCTGGCCGCTTCCAATGGTAAGTTCAATGTCGAATGGACCTTTAAATTCAGGGGTTTCTATTTTAAATCTGGTCTTCATATGCATCATTATTATTTAAGATCATCAAATTACAATAATTTTTTGCAAATGTTTATTGTAAAATGGAGTTTATCTCTTGCAAATTACAGTTTTTTAAAATAATAGTCAAAAAATTAAGCAGTATTTGTTTTAAAATGGAAGTGGTAAACTCATTTAAAAAAAGGGTATTGTCCATGTGTATAAGTTAAAGGATAATTGATTTTTAGGAGTAGAAAGTGACGATTTTGCAATTTAAAAATAGCTTTTGCAGATTATGGCTTTTTGATGTTGATTTTTCCTGGTTTGGTACTGCTTCATCTAATTCAATTTTACTTGATATTTACTCAACTAAAATGGAAATATTTATATGGTTGATTTGTACAATTGGTATTTTGTACTAATATTTTAAATGGAAAATGAAGGTGTTAGTAAAAAAAATAGGGGATTAAATTCAAGGAGGTGGATTAAATTGAGGAAAACGATACTATTAGGCATTTTGATATTGTTTTTTATTTCTATAAACATGGTTAATGCTGAAAATCCTGTAAAAAGTTCGAATACGGGAATTCAAGACATTTATGTGTCTACTACTGGTAATGATTCTTCTAATACTGGGGCAAACGCGGATAGTCCTTATGCTACTATAGCAAAAGGGGTGTCAAATGCTAGTGACTCGCGTAATGCTACGATACATTTAAGTAAAGGGACATTCACTGGTACGGGGAATACTGAAGTTGTAATTAATAAAGCGCACCAAAGTCAGGGCGGCAGCTTGACTATAGTGGGTGCGGGATACAATAAAACGTTTATCGATGCAAACAGCATTGATTCTATATTTGATATAAAAGCTGATTCTATTGTTAAGCTTCTAAACCTCACATTGATCAATGGAAAATCTACAAATGGGGGGGCCATTGTTAATGAGGGTAATTTAAGTATTGTAGATTGTATTTTTGAAAAAAACTATGCAACATCATATAATGGTGGTGGAGCTATTTGCAGTACTTCTGGAAATCTAACTGTTTTTAACAGTAAGTTCAACAACAATTCAGCACCATCAGGATATGGTGGGGCTATACGTTCAGGTTCAACATTAGTTAATATATCAAATTCCAGTTTTACAAATAACCAGGCTAGTGGTGCTGGAGCTTTGTATATTTATGGTGTTCAAACAGCTAATTCTACTATAAAGAATTCTTATTTCGCGAATAATTCTGTTGAAGACGATTGGGGTATTGCTGGTTCTATATGTATTGCTTATGGTTCGCTGATAAACAACACTATTATTAACAGTACTGTAATCGGTAGTTCCGGTCAGGGAGGAGCTGTATACATTTCCGGAGATAGTTATTTAAAAAATAACACCATGACAAATTGTTCAGCAGCAAGCGGTAACTATATTTATGCAGGTTCTTCTTTTAATGCTAAAGTTACTTTCAATGATGCGACTATTACTGCACCTAAAGCTACTGTAACTGCTACTGTAACTGATGACATGGGACATCCAGTTTATGGGGGAAGTATTGACTTCTATGCTAATGGTATATCACTTGGAAGTGCAAATGTCATAAATGGTACAGCAACGCTAAAATACACTAAACTGCTGGAAAATAACGGTTTATACAGGTTAAATGGGACTTCTTATTACTTCATAAATAATTTGTCCAATGTTAAAAATGGGACTTTGAATGTAAACATTGACAGGACTCCTAAGAATGTATATGTTTCAACAACCGGCAGTGATGATACTGGGGAGGGGTCTGTAAGCAAGCCTTATTTGACTATATCTAAGGCTATTCATGAAGCTTTTTCCACATCATACTACCCTATAGTCCATATACTGGAGGGTACTTACTCGGGATCTGGAAACACAAATATGAGTTTTACTGATATAGGTGTTTTAAGTTTAATCGGTGAAACATACAACAAAACTATAATCGATGGGGGACTTGTTAACTGGATATTCAATTTTGGCAAGTACACACAGGTCAACATGGTGAATTTGACCATTAAAAATGGTAATTGCAGTACAGAATATCCTTTAAATAATAATGTTTTAAGTGCAGCTTCTGATTTGAGCATGATAGACTGTATTTTCGAAAATAATTATGGTAGATATGCGTCTATTATTTCTGCAGGGAACGATGGAACAAAGGTTACAATTAAAAACTTAATCTTTAAAGACAATCAGGTTTATGGTGCCTATTATGGGCCGTGCTATGTTCACACAGGTGAACTTGATAACTGCCACTTTATAAACAACAGTAATACGGGAACATCTACGGGGGCCATGAATGGAGGAGCTTTATACGGCCATAATTTAACTGTAAGAAACTCAGAATTTATAAATAACTCCAACGAAGGCACTGCAGGTGCAGTATATGTAAACGGACCGTTAACAAGTATCCACAACACATATTCGGGTAATTATGCAAAAGAATATGGAGGAGCACTATATGCAGGTACTATAACCAGTGTAAACGATACATTTTGCAATAATACTGCACTAATTAATGGTGGGGCGATTATTGCTAATGGAAATATAACAAACGCTACTTTCAGGAATAATACTGCGGGAACATACGGTGGTGCTATATATGCAACCAACTTAGCCCTTAAAAACTGTTCTTTTGAGAACAATACTGCGGGAACTAACGGTAATAACATATACATGTACAGCAGCGGCAGCGTTTCTGGTACTATTTCTGGTGTTAATTTGACTTTTGTGGGTAATGGTACAGTTAACATCGATAAACTTACTGGTGATTTGACTGCTACCGTGGTTGATGATAAGGGCAATGCCATAAGTGGAGGATATGTTTCGTTCTATTTGAATGGGACTTATATTGGTAGGGCAGATGTTGTTAATGGAGTTGCGACTTTAAATTATATTGGTTTTAAAAATGGGGCTTATAATTTAACTGGAAATTACAGTAATGCTGTAGACCCTGTTTATACTAAAGATGGTGTGGTTAAGGTAGCTATTAATGAAAAAGATTCTGTTGAACAGTATGTTTCTAAATCAGGCAGTGATTTTACTGGTGACGGATCTAAAGCTAAACCATTTGCAACCATCCAAAAAGCATTAACTGCTGCTGTGGAATTAAGTCGAAATATAACCATCCACCTGTTAGAGGGCATTTATTCTGGTGTGGGAAACACTAATGTGACTCTACCTGGAACTTTGAACCTCACTATACTTGGTGATGGCATAGACAAATCGATTATAAACGGCGAAAATACCAACTGGATTTTCAATATAACACTGGGTGATGGTTTAATCACTTTGAAAAACTTCCAAATCATAAATAGTACTCTGGTTTATACTTCTAAGGTAATTCAGGATAGTCCTATAATGATTGCAGCTAATTCTACCGTGGTTATCGATAATTTATATGTTAACGGCAGCCATGGTTATTATGGGGGTGCTGTTAATAATAATGGAAACCTAACTGTAAGTAACAGTAGCTTTGCCAATAACGGCGACTCATGGTATGGTGGTGCTATTTATAACATGATTAATGGTACTTTAACTGTTAATAATTCTTCATTTATACATAATTCTGCTAAATGGGGGACTGCTATATGCAATGAAGGGGTATTATTAGTTAAAGATTCTGTATTCAAAAATAATGTTCGTGTTTCAGGCTTTACTGGAAATGGTATAACTGTTGAAGGGTCCAAGGAAATTTCCGGTAATTTGAACATGTTTAACTGTACTTTTACAAATAATACTGCTTCAAAAGGTGATTTAACCTGTTATAATGGAATTATTTCTAATTCCAGTTTCTACAACAGTACAGGTATTTTGATAGGTTCTGCTAGTAATTCTTGGGGTAATATTACAGTGTCTAACTGTTCATTTACAAATATTACGGGTACTTATAAGGCAATTACAGTGCAAACAGGTAATTTGAACCTGAATATTACAGGCTGCCTGTTTAAAAATGACAGTTATGCGTTGTACGGTTCAATGTTTAATCCTGCAGTGGTTAATATTTCGAATTGTGTGATATTAAGTCCAGTACAGGTAACTGGTAGTGCTATCAATATGACTGCAGATTATAACTGGTGGGGTAATAATACTAAACCGGTTATTACAGGTCCTGATAATTTTACATTGAATTACTGGCTGGTGATGACTTTAACACCAGATAGTAAGCCTGGTTTTAGTAAAAACGTTAAAGTAGGAATTAACCATTACACTGACGGTGTGATTAACTACGCATTTGATGGCTATTTGCCAGTAAGGGATTATGTGTTCAATGTTTCTAACGGAACTATTAGTCCAGTATCGGGTAGTTTAACTGATAATGCTGCAGATGCTGTGTTTAACGCTGGAACTTATGGTAACTATTCAGTGAACGCGACTATTGATAATCAGACTTTGACCTGTAATTTTGAATTGTACCAGGCAGATACTGCAACTACAGTTGATTTATCAAATTCCACAAGTAAACAGGGCAATAAGATAGTTATAACTGCAAATGTCAAAGATGAGAAGAGCGGTGATCCTGTAGATGAGGGTGAAGTTGAATTCTTCATTGGAAACACATCGATTGGTAAGGCTGCGGTGCATGATGGTAAAGCCACTAAAGAATGGGTGATTGATAAGGATAGGGGTGTATATGAAATAAATGTCCAGTATCTAGGATCTGAAAGTTACCTCACATCAGACAACCACGCATTCTTAACAGTAACTTCTATTAACACTACAACAACCACTAATTTGTCTAATTCATCTGCTAAGTATGGTGATAGGGTTAATGTAACTGCAGTTGTTAAGGAGACTGCCAGTGGTAATGCTGTTAATGGCGGTGTTGTTAAATTTTACAGGGGCAGCACACTAATTGGCACAGCAGATCTGGTTAATGGAATTGCAACTCTTAAAAATTGGATTGCAGACCTTACAGTCGGAAAATACAATATTACAGCACAATACATGGGATTAGGTGATTACTT
This window of the Methanobacterium veterum genome carries:
- a CDS encoding zinc ribbon domain-containing protein — translated: MSYIICDKCGGYYELQPGESPDDFDSKCECGGTLKYVQSLNDDNLQKTCSNCGSLIEDSDEICPSCGFRLEESYLSEKQLIFGFLWILSNVGVIAIMAIYFGWVLCMGVMTSIFKPMSGVSISSVIGIILFFFILTIFPVMAVIALIRRFKNKYLSMYEKKNLNWVAISIAFLVTIIIGIFGKHLSNIIFIGSYLANNQITMGPLFGGFIAGCIAGKSYINGLVNGGIPAGIAGFLGIILLIGGNLAAGQSFDAILLANLILGVVFFIFYFITGSIGGIIGAGIRKRISSPKNTAKEVS
- a CDS encoding DNA-3-methyladenine glycosylase family protein → MKTRFKIETPEFKGPFDIELTIGSGQTSQPAWQKNGKYFQELVFVDNKPCLVKIAHKPNSDDPIDIIAESKEDIEKEHIKARIMEIFGLNDDLPKLYDFLRNDPNLEPTIDFCKGLRLFKANNLFESVICSITSAHNSIRQWNKAINLLKEKFGDKYKFSSGTFYSFPSPQVLANAPEHEFDEEECGPELLKTRASWKDLRSCRVGYRSKYIIKASEMVQSEIDLQKINQMDYETAFDTILKIPGVGPKVGDCILLYGYGFGKAFPVDIWISRIVAKLYFDGKNVSNPKMRKFGIERFGNYAGYTQLYLFHYARKSGLMKTLKK
- a CDS encoding right-handed parallel beta-helix repeat-containing protein, whose protein sequence is MRKTILLGILILFFISINMVNAENPVKSSNTGIQDIYVSTTGNDSSNTGANADSPYATIAKGVSNASDSRNATIHLSKGTFTGTGNTEVVINKAHQSQGGSLTIVGAGYNKTFIDANSIDSIFDIKADSIVKLLNLTLINGKSTNGGAIVNEGNLSIVDCIFEKNYATSYNGGGAICSTSGNLTVFNSKFNNNSAPSGYGGAIRSGSTLVNISNSSFTNNQASGAGALYIYGVQTANSTIKNSYFANNSVEDDWGIAGSICIAYGSLINNTIINSTVIGSSGQGGAVYISGDSYLKNNTMTNCSAASGNYIYAGSSFNAKVTFNDATITAPKATVTATVTDDMGHPVYGGSIDFYANGISLGSANVINGTATLKYTKLLENNGLYRLNGTSYYFINNLSNVKNGTLNVNIDRTPKNVYVSTTGSDDTGEGSVSKPYLTISKAIHEAFSTSYYPIVHILEGTYSGSGNTNMSFTDIGVLSLIGETYNKTIIDGGLVNWIFNFGKYTQVNMVNLTIKNGNCSTEYPLNNNVLSAASDLSMIDCIFENNYGRYASIISAGNDGTKVTIKNLIFKDNQVYGAYYGPCYVHTGELDNCHFINNSNTGTSTGAMNGGALYGHNLTVRNSEFINNSNEGTAGAVYVNGPLTSIHNTYSGNYAKEYGGALYAGTITSVNDTFCNNTALINGGAIIANGNITNATFRNNTAGTYGGAIYATNLALKNCSFENNTAGTNGNNIYMYSSGSVSGTISGVNLTFVGNGTVNIDKLTGDLTATVVDDKGNAISGGYVSFYLNGTYIGRADVVNGVATLNYIGFKNGAYNLTGNYSNAVDPVYTKDGVVKVAINEKDSVEQYVSKSGSDFTGDGSKAKPFATIQKALTAAVELSRNITIHLLEGIYSGVGNTNVTLPGTLNLTILGDGIDKSIINGENTNWIFNITLGDGLITLKNFQIINSTLVYTSKVIQDSPIMIAANSTVVIDNLYVNGSHGYYGGAVNNNGNLTVSNSSFANNGDSWYGGAIYNMINGTLTVNNSSFIHNSAKWGTAICNEGVLLVKDSVFKNNVRVSGFTGNGITVEGSKEISGNLNMFNCTFTNNTASKGDLTCYNGIISNSSFYNSTGILIGSASNSWGNITVSNCSFTNITGTYKAITVQTGNLNLNITGCLFKNDSYALYGSMFNPAVVNISNCVILSPVQVTGSAINMTADYNWWGNNTKPVITGPDNFTLNYWLVMTLTPDSKPGFSKNVKVGINHYTDGVINYAFDGYLPVRDYVFNVSNGTISPVSGSLTDNAADAVFNAGTYGNYSVNATIDNQTLTCNFELYQADTATTVDLSNSTSKQGNKIVITANVKDEKSGDPVDEGEVEFFIGNTSIGKAAVHDGKATKEWVIDKDRGVYEINVQYLGSESYLTSDNHAFLTVTSINTTTTTNLSNSSAKYGDRVNVTAVVKETASGNAVNGGVVKFYRGSTLIGTADLVNGIATLKNWIADLTVGKYNITAQYMGLGDYLASQAQKTFEEVFYNGTTWNVYNYLNNTQIQYILNNCVNNSNIIFNSGQYNKLTLTISKPVNVKNKGTVTIVGNGSGTAFTINANATIQGLVIKNYGTAILNKASTVSIANNTFAGNVNGVVNYGSGSGVKIGTNNVFQSSKGSAIYNYGNNLTFKGFKLVNNKVGITNKGSNVDILYNTISGGEYGIVNYVKAADINYNTVSSVSKSGIYNIGSSGKIGHNTLKNNYYGINNSGSSSTITYNVVSGGSKGIVNSAGSVTISGNTVKSVTGCGVYSSGSSVKIYKNTLTGLNKGYGIYLTSSAKTNLVQSNTVSKFYYGLLDAGYKNTLKFNVLKYNKVGLYLYKTAKYSTVTSNQVCKNTNYGVYNKGYKTTLYKNQITYNTKYGLATVKSVKNTKNTIKKNKVNTKLIK